A region of the Culex quinquefasciatus strain JHB chromosome 1, VPISU_Cqui_1.0_pri_paternal, whole genome shotgun sequence genome:
cacttttagattttttgctaatttagaattttcggaccacagatcggaaaaagtcccaaaacttttaagaaaaacatatatttccacagatttattgatattttgcaagttTTCGGTAGTAGCATAACTGTAAATCATTacaaagcattttgtgaaaaaattgcttcaaaatttgtaaagttggacttgaaatttgaaattcagtttttccctatttttttttgttttgcaagagtaagaaaaacaaGAGGATTTTCCTACTTTTCCTAACTTTTTGACAACAATTAATCAATTCCCGACTTTCTCGTTTTTCCGACTTGAGAGCCATGGCTACCCTGCAGTTAAAGTCACCATATTATaataatcaacaacaacatcgctctttttatttatgaacttagtttgggtttgttgttgtttttttaattttttttttgaaaataaaaactaataacatttataaataattttaacattttaacctcGTTACAAATGCgcgtaaaatataatttttgataatacaTTCATGAGGTTTACACTGTTTtattaatattgaatattggacGAACGGTTCGAACCATTTGAACGGTTGTaatgtattttaaatgcaataaaaatattatttaaaaatatacctgaaagaaaaaaaattaaaaaaaatattgtctaaccctttcgagcctgaattttcaaaaaaatattttttaatctaatgatgggaaaatgatttttaagaccatacgaaaattataggctatttttgaaaattttcatttttgggtcatatatgacccatcaggcttgaaagggctaaaacgcagttttttttacaatttatttttttaaatcgataccTGGACAAACCCTTTCAAAAAACACTTGTGCAAGGTATCTTTCCACTATAGAAAAAAACCCTCATTATTTTCAATTCACTCAATTTACAATTGAGCAAAGCTGAACCCAATCATACTTTCAAAATCGAAGCCAAGTTAAACCGCTAATTAAAACCACATTTTCCACCTCAAACAACAATTACCCACTTAAGTCTGGTTGCTTCGCGATTTCTTCAACGTCCGATTCTCGACTTCTATTCTAGTCCGCTCGTATATAATCCATAAAGCAAGCACGCACAAGCAGCCAAAACCGAGAACGGGTCACACCCTCAAATGCGAATGCGaaaacaacaactttttttttcctgccaCTTGCATCTTTATTTTCTGCAATTGCGTCATTTAGCCGGTCAAACAACCGGCCCCTCTTGTTTACTTGCCGCTTGTTATCACAAGTCCATCCGtcattttcgcatttttttttgtgggttaACAATCAGTCTCCAAATTTgaggaataaatatttttagaatcaaCAATGGTCAACAAGTCAAGTCGTAAACAGATTATTATCACTTCAAAATAAGTTGAAATGAGTTAGCGTGTCAATGACAGCTCTTTGTTTACATCATACACGCTGACGCGAAGTAACCCATTTTGAGCTAAAACCAACCTCCACCGTACTTTTTTCAGTGGGTTTCTATTGGAACAAACTTCTAAACAAGATCTTCTCCGTCTTATTTCAGGTGAGCACCTGGCCGACGGCTACAAGGAGTACGTGACCCGGTTCCAGCAGGTCCCGAGCATCATCGACGACGGCTTCAAGCTGTCCAGCGGCGTAACGATCCTCAAGTACCTGATCCGCGAGAAGCTGATCCCGGAGCACTGGTACCCGCGGGACACCAAGCTGCGGGCGCAGATCGACGAGTACCTGGAGTGGCAGGCGGACAACAGCTCCAAGGTGTTCAACACCTTTGTCGTCCAGCAAAAGTATCCGGAAGAGGCCCGGCGCGATCAGCGATCGGTGGGTGAGCGCGTCCAGGAGTACCGGAAGTTGGTGGATTCCAATTTGAATCAGCTGGAGCGGGACTGGATCGTGCCGGGGAGGTTCATCGTGGGGGATCGCATCACGATCGCCGACATTCTGGCCGCTTGCGAGGTCGAGCAGCCCAAGATTGTCGGCGTCGACCCGTTCGAGGGCCGGCCCAAGCTGGCGGCGTGGCTCGAGAAGGTC
Encoded here:
- the LOC6053908 gene encoding glutathione S-transferase theta-1, which gives rise to MPRPVKFFYDLLSTHSRALYMFFEATKIPYDPIPVCATKGEHLADGYKEYVTRFQQVPSIIDDGFKLSSGVTILKYLIREKLIPEHWYPRDTKLRAQIDEYLEWQADNSSKVFNTFVVQQKYPEEARRDQRSVGERVQEYRKLVDSNLNQLERDWIVPGRFIVGDRITIADILAACEVEQPKIVGVDPFEGRPKLAAWLEKVRYTMTPYYQEAHQDFYKFTEKVALKN